In one Flammeovirga yaeyamensis genomic region, the following are encoded:
- a CDS encoding RagB/SusD family nutrient uptake outer membrane protein, with the protein MKKAIIALLSVASMSCSDFLDLKDNNTLNQDSFWKTEEHLDLAVTAAYESLTPEELYGRGIRDLDCISDNGYNEWTWMKYWDISVGQHNPATDRIQWVFNDNYKGIRRANEILDNAPGMGIDQKAKNTAIGEALFLRGLFYNNLSMLFNNVPLILKVVSPAEARIEKASKEEVVDQIIQDLTEAIELLPDKGETVGRINKYAALALRARVYLYNQQYENAIKDCEEVINSGKYSLLDDYQLLFSADGQNSAESIFSVQFVSNLKSGEKFSGTYKKQPQSHFGVLPNLVHDFYTKNGLRAEDDPDATPFTHWTDEKGVPKSAAELEAEGKSIFDYWAEFANRDPRLDHSILRGGEPWVDQDKWDNSVKATRYGIQKYIRTEVGQYEDGDRNFMILRYADVLLMYAEAKNELSGPSGDIYTALNQVRRRVGMPDFDTNLDQDALRQEIRHERRVELAFEGLRYFDELRWRTAKDDFENKVIFHERTFNESKHYWWPLPQTEIDRNPNLTQNPGW; encoded by the coding sequence ATGAAAAAAGCAATCATCGCTCTATTAAGTGTAGCAAGCATGTCTTGTAGCGACTTCCTAGACTTAAAAGATAATAATACATTAAATCAAGATTCTTTCTGGAAAACAGAAGAACACTTGGACTTGGCTGTAACAGCTGCCTATGAAAGTTTAACTCCTGAAGAACTTTACGGAAGAGGTATTCGTGACCTGGACTGTATTAGTGATAATGGGTACAACGAATGGACTTGGATGAAATACTGGGACATTAGTGTGGGACAGCATAACCCGGCAACAGATCGTATTCAGTGGGTGTTTAACGATAACTACAAAGGTATTCGTAGAGCCAACGAAATCTTAGACAATGCACCAGGAATGGGTATTGATCAAAAAGCCAAAAATACCGCTATTGGTGAAGCACTTTTTCTAAGAGGTTTATTCTATAACAACTTATCAATGTTGTTTAACAATGTCCCTTTAATCTTGAAAGTGGTATCTCCGGCAGAAGCACGTATTGAGAAAGCATCTAAAGAAGAAGTGGTTGATCAGATTATCCAAGATTTAACGGAGGCGATCGAATTACTTCCAGACAAAGGAGAAACTGTTGGACGTATCAATAAATATGCGGCATTAGCACTGAGAGCAAGAGTATATCTTTACAATCAGCAATATGAGAATGCAATTAAAGACTGTGAAGAAGTAATCAACTCGGGTAAATACAGTTTATTGGATGATTATCAATTACTATTCTCAGCAGACGGTCAGAATAGTGCAGAATCGATTTTTTCTGTTCAATTCGTATCTAACCTAAAGTCGGGAGAGAAGTTTAGTGGTACTTACAAAAAGCAACCTCAATCTCATTTTGGGGTGTTGCCTAACCTAGTACACGATTTCTATACTAAGAATGGACTTAGAGCAGAAGACGATCCTGATGCTACTCCTTTCACACATTGGACAGATGAAAAAGGGGTGCCAAAATCGGCTGCTGAATTAGAAGCAGAAGGTAAAAGTATTTTCGATTATTGGGCTGAATTTGCAAACAGAGATCCTAGACTAGATCACTCTATCTTAAGAGGTGGAGAACCTTGGGTAGACCAAGACAAGTGGGATAACTCAGTAAAAGCTACTCGTTACGGTATTCAAAAATATATCCGTACTGAAGTAGGACAGTACGAAGATGGCGATCGTAATTTCATGATTCTAAGATATGCTGATGTTTTATTGATGTATGCAGAAGCGAAGAATGAATTAAGTGGACCATCGGGTGATATTTATACTGCACTTAACCAAGTGAGAAGAAGAGTGGGTATGCCTGATTTTGATACAAATTTAGATCAGGATGCATTAAGACAAGAAATCCGTCACGAAAGAAGAGTCGAATTGGCATTCGAAGGTTTAAGATACTTTGATGAATTACGTTGGAGAACTGCCAAAGATGACTTTGAAAATAAAGTAATATTCCACGAGAGAACCTTTAATGAAAGTAAGCATTATTGGTGGCCATTACCACAAACAGAAATTGATAGAAACCCTAACCTTACTCAAAACCCTGGGTGGTAA
- a CDS encoding glycoside hydrolase family 2 TIM barrel-domain containing protein, with translation MKTNDLFYLILVFFGCTFGCQKIDKIDKTDREVTRLTDQWEFQFQDTLENEWTTVTVPHDWAISMPFDKSIDMQEVLVLEDGERVPKLRTGRTGALPHIGKGFYRKTLQFSNQDKGKKIFVQFDGAMSHAKVYINKEFVGSWPYGYSSFEFDITPYIKYNKENLLDVHLENKPLSSRWYPGAGIYRDVRIVKTNPVYVKNWGTFITTPEITSSKGKVNIKTNVQNDSDQPKNIEIIQSIFYKNERVSSNTKTLKMGVSDQEIEMNLEVVSPKLWSIETPNLYQVVTQIAVGDEIVDTYKSQFGFRTIKFTNNEGFFLNGQHVKFKGVCLHHDLGPLGAAHNTSAWRHRLMKMKEMGANAIRSTHNPSDPSLVQLADELGFLFVAEAFDEWEEAKTENGYNKLWHEWAEKDLVALIHRDRNHPSLIMWSIGNEIREQNKEDGYKNAQFLTDIVHREDPTRPSTAGFNNYKAAIDNGLADAVDIPGWNYKPNKYKVTHEKHPEWKMYGSETASTVSSRGEYFFPAKEGKHKIRPSLQANSFDMDFPNWAQTPDREFKAQENSEFMMGEFVWTGYDYLGEPTPYNEEWPTKSSYFGIIDLAGIPKDRFYLYKSHWSDEKVLHLLPHWNWKEGQTVSVHCYTNYYKAELFINGKSMGVKSKNPSKLYDTYRLRWDDITYHAGEVKVVALNEKGEAIAEEVKYTAGQPHQLKIEVDRSEVKANGEEIVYATVSVLDKNGVLCPRANNLITFDIDGEGTIRAVGNGDPTSLESFVDHQRKAFNGKCVTILQSSKTEGTITLKANSAGLVSAEVIVSSKNSI, from the coding sequence ATGAAAACGAACGACTTATTTTATCTCATTTTAGTATTTTTTGGATGTACGTTCGGTTGTCAAAAAATTGATAAGATTGATAAAACAGACAGAGAGGTAACTCGCTTAACGGATCAGTGGGAATTTCAATTTCAAGATACTTTAGAGAATGAATGGACCACCGTAACGGTTCCACACGATTGGGCGATTTCCATGCCTTTTGATAAATCAATTGATATGCAAGAGGTATTGGTTTTGGAAGATGGAGAGAGAGTACCAAAATTAAGAACAGGTAGAACTGGAGCATTACCTCATATCGGAAAAGGCTTCTATAGAAAGACACTTCAGTTTTCTAACCAAGATAAAGGGAAGAAAATATTTGTTCAGTTTGATGGAGCAATGAGTCATGCAAAAGTCTATATAAACAAAGAGTTTGTAGGTAGTTGGCCCTATGGTTACTCCTCATTCGAATTTGATATTACACCCTATATTAAATACAATAAAGAAAACTTATTAGATGTGCATTTGGAAAATAAACCATTATCATCAAGATGGTATCCGGGTGCAGGTATTTACAGAGATGTAAGAATAGTAAAGACGAATCCTGTATATGTAAAAAACTGGGGAACATTTATCACTACTCCAGAAATTACATCATCAAAAGGAAAGGTGAACATTAAAACTAATGTTCAGAACGATTCAGATCAACCTAAAAACATTGAGATTATTCAATCCATATTCTATAAGAATGAAAGAGTAAGTTCTAACACAAAAACTTTGAAAATGGGTGTGTCTGATCAAGAAATCGAAATGAATCTTGAGGTAGTATCACCAAAACTTTGGTCGATAGAAACGCCTAATTTATATCAAGTAGTGACTCAAATAGCGGTAGGAGATGAGATTGTTGATACCTACAAAAGTCAATTTGGATTTAGAACCATCAAGTTTACGAATAATGAAGGCTTCTTTTTAAATGGACAGCATGTGAAATTTAAAGGCGTATGCTTGCACCATGATCTTGGTCCATTAGGAGCAGCTCACAACACTTCTGCATGGAGACATCGTTTGATGAAAATGAAAGAAATGGGAGCGAATGCGATACGTTCAACTCACAATCCATCTGATCCAAGCTTAGTACAATTGGCCGATGAACTAGGTTTTTTATTTGTCGCCGAAGCATTTGATGAATGGGAGGAGGCAAAGACAGAAAATGGCTATAACAAACTCTGGCATGAGTGGGCTGAAAAAGACTTGGTGGCTTTAATCCATCGAGATAGAAACCACCCATCTTTAATCATGTGGTCAATTGGAAACGAGATCCGTGAACAAAATAAAGAGGATGGGTACAAGAATGCTCAATTCTTAACGGATATTGTTCATAGAGAAGATCCTACAAGACCATCAACAGCAGGTTTTAATAACTATAAAGCAGCCATCGATAATGGTTTGGCAGATGCAGTGGATATTCCTGGTTGGAATTATAAGCCTAATAAATATAAGGTGACCCATGAGAAACATCCAGAATGGAAAATGTATGGAAGTGAAACGGCTTCTACAGTTAGTTCTAGAGGTGAATACTTTTTCCCTGCTAAAGAAGGGAAACATAAGATTCGTCCAAGTTTACAGGCCAATTCTTTTGATATGGATTTTCCAAATTGGGCACAAACTCCTGATAGAGAATTTAAGGCACAAGAGAACAGTGAGTTTATGATGGGCGAATTCGTTTGGACAGGTTACGATTATCTCGGAGAACCGACACCCTATAACGAAGAGTGGCCAACGAAATCGTCTTACTTTGGAATTATAGATTTGGCAGGGATACCTAAGGATCGTTTCTATCTTTATAAGAGTCATTGGTCGGATGAAAAAGTATTGCATCTATTACCACATTGGAATTGGAAAGAAGGGCAAACGGTAAGTGTACATTGCTATACGAATTACTATAAAGCAGAACTTTTCATAAATGGTAAAAGCATGGGGGTGAAGTCAAAAAATCCATCAAAATTATACGACACGTATCGTTTACGATGGGACGACATCACTTACCACGCAGGAGAAGTGAAAGTGGTTGCACTTAATGAAAAAGGAGAAGCTATTGCAGAAGAAGTAAAATATACTGCAGGTCAGCCACATCAATTAAAGATTGAAGTTGATAGATCTGAGGTGAAAGCAAATGGAGAAGAAATCGTCTATGCTACAGTTTCAGTTTTAGATAAAAATGGAGTGCTGTGTCCTAGAGCGAATAACTTGATCACATTTGATATTGATGGAGAGGGTACAATTCGTGCAGTTGGGAACGGAGATCCGACTTCTCTAGAATCATTTGTAGATCATCAAAGAAAAGCATTCAACGGAAAATGTGTGACTATTTTACAATCTTCTAAAACAGAAGGAACCATTACTTTAAAAGCAAACTCAGCTGGACTTGTTTCGGCTGAAGTGATTGTAAGTTCTAAAAATTCGATTTAG
- a CDS encoding glycosyl hydrolase: MKKKLYKIAFLIPMLAALISCDLDDMINNRPSAGDKEIEPEVTFGKKGYGQTLKSPIWSNCVSGVLPYWHYSWGNDYPTDLPDNVEFVPMLWGRNDVAGKVEKLKVMAAEGKINYLLGFNEPDKEDQSHMSVEEAIELWPLLESVGVPLGSPAPASMSSGWLDDFMNQANAKGLRVDFICMHRYTDSIDPNKWMEAFENAHNKWGLPVWITEMGLADWTAATPETNKRTKEQAYDLMAELLPMMDQAPYIERYAWFDGGRAKNQAALHISAIYEQNSDVLTELGVLYSEHDANLKTGGGNGEIPEAGDYGLIVDGGFELRNADGAWAGYDNGFTEETAARKGTVVGKIQADKNGDGGSMLQAIEVEPNTVYEFSYSTKWAEQPDGTITVQVQDRTPDSKPEAGWERLYAEQISTSTDWADVKSTFTTGPNTTTAYVVFYKGGTNDNTNAGLTVLYIDEVSVFKTDEVVDPGPDVKPVPDSGLITDGGFENVTAGPLPSDGTPWYGFDGSFVKDIAGAHTGENYAVLAMDNNQDGAFLNQVVNGVSGNKIYTLDLHTKWLAAPTAAGVVKVFDVTGGGKVELLNGNFASATDWMKSTLTFETKETTTDLRITIIKPGGEFENTVHIDDVLLFETGDVAPPPVNDLVKDGDFENLPAGALNLTSTPWSGYNSGSADIVTTALTTPYEGDQCARLKKDDASIIQTIDVEAGKTYVFSMFTKWEDGPGKDLKFTIKPSNDNAIKHQETIAESTSWSETTFEYTVPAGHTSLTFNIYKGKDTAGGFFLLDNVSVIEK; encoded by the coding sequence ATGAAAAAGAAATTATATAAAATAGCATTTTTGATTCCAATGTTGGCTGCTTTGATAAGCTGTGACTTGGATGATATGATTAACAATAGACCGAGTGCTGGCGATAAAGAAATTGAGCCGGAAGTAACATTTGGTAAAAAAGGATATGGACAGACTTTAAAATCACCAATTTGGAGTAATTGTGTCTCCGGAGTTCTACCTTATTGGCATTACTCATGGGGTAACGATTATCCAACAGATTTACCCGATAACGTAGAATTTGTTCCAATGCTTTGGGGACGAAATGATGTAGCCGGAAAAGTAGAGAAACTTAAAGTAATGGCTGCAGAAGGCAAAATCAATTACTTATTAGGATTTAATGAGCCAGACAAAGAAGATCAGTCACATATGTCAGTAGAAGAAGCGATTGAACTTTGGCCTTTATTAGAGTCTGTTGGTGTTCCATTAGGATCTCCTGCTCCTGCAAGTATGTCTTCAGGTTGGTTAGACGATTTCATGAATCAAGCGAATGCAAAAGGATTAAGAGTAGATTTTATCTGTATGCACCGTTATACGGATTCTATTGATCCGAATAAATGGATGGAAGCTTTTGAAAACGCTCATAATAAATGGGGTTTACCGGTTTGGATTACAGAAATGGGCTTGGCGGATTGGACAGCGGCTACTCCCGAAACAAATAAACGTACGAAAGAACAAGCGTATGACTTGATGGCTGAATTGCTACCAATGATGGATCAAGCTCCCTATATTGAAAGATATGCATGGTTTGATGGCGGTCGTGCTAAAAACCAAGCTGCCTTACATATTTCTGCTATCTACGAGCAAAATTCTGATGTATTGACAGAGCTAGGTGTTTTGTATTCGGAACACGATGCCAACCTTAAAACAGGTGGTGGAAACGGAGAAATTCCAGAAGCAGGAGATTATGGTTTAATCGTAGATGGTGGTTTTGAATTAAGAAATGCAGATGGTGCTTGGGCTGGATATGACAACGGCTTCACTGAAGAAACTGCTGCTAGAAAAGGTACAGTTGTAGGTAAAATTCAAGCGGATAAAAATGGAGACGGTGGTTCTATGCTACAAGCTATTGAAGTTGAACCAAATACGGTATATGAATTTAGTTATTCGACAAAATGGGCTGAACAACCTGATGGAACGATAACAGTTCAGGTACAAGACAGAACACCTGATTCTAAGCCAGAGGCAGGATGGGAAAGACTTTATGCAGAGCAAATCTCTACAAGTACAGATTGGGCAGATGTTAAATCAACTTTCACTACAGGTCCAAATACCACAACTGCTTATGTAGTCTTCTATAAAGGAGGAACAAACGATAATACCAATGCTGGTTTGACAGTACTTTATATTGATGAAGTATCGGTATTTAAAACGGATGAAGTAGTAGATCCAGGTCCAGATGTAAAACCTGTTCCAGATTCTGGATTAATTACAGATGGAGGTTTTGAGAATGTTACAGCTGGTCCACTACCAAGTGATGGAACTCCATGGTATGGTTTTGATGGAAGCTTTGTGAAAGATATTGCAGGTGCACATACAGGTGAAAACTATGCTGTATTGGCCATGGATAACAATCAAGATGGTGCTTTCTTGAATCAAGTGGTGAATGGTGTAAGTGGAAATAAAATTTACACGTTAGATCTTCATACAAAATGGTTGGCAGCACCAACAGCAGCAGGTGTTGTAAAAGTATTTGATGTAACGGGAGGCGGAAAAGTAGAATTATTAAATGGTAATTTTGCTTCTGCAACAGATTGGATGAAGAGCACTTTAACTTTCGAAACAAAAGAAACAACAACTGATTTAAGAATCACGATTATTAAGCCAGGCGGAGAGTTTGAAAACACAGTACATATTGATGATGTGTTGTTATTTGAAACAGGTGATGTTGCACCTCCTCCAGTAAATGATTTAGTGAAAGATGGTGATTTCGAAAACCTTCCTGCAGGTGCTTTAAACTTAACATCAACTCCATGGTCAGGTTACAATTCTGGATCAGCAGATATAGTAACTACAGCCTTAACGACACCCTATGAGGGAGATCAATGTGCAAGATTGAAAAAAGACGATGCGTCGATTATTCAAACTATTGATGTTGAAGCAGGTAAGACTTATGTTTTCTCAATGTTTACAAAATGGGAAGATGGTCCTGGTAAAGATTTGAAGTTTACGATTAAACCATCAAATGATAATGCAATAAAACATCAAGAAACTATTGCAGAAAGTACTTCTTGGTCGGAAACAACATTTGAGTACACCGTTCCTGCGGGACATACATCATTGACTTTCAATATTTACAAAGGTAAAGATACAGCGGGAGGATTTTTCCTATTGGATAATGTATCTGTTATAGAGAAATAA
- a CDS encoding family 16 glycosylhydrolase encodes MKNEFYFLTILFLIFGCAKDNSQVQKEENVIKHQPFIVVSNQKTIDLGNEWIEVWSDEFDGTSLDTSKWTKTVSTKSRAARPELGIKSWFWVEDHAWLNGNGQLVLKSSKVTTDKMYCGSVDSRGKYEPKYGYMEARIKIADTSKGNHTAFWLQGQQQGNVDGTGNDGAEIDIFESAWTSDYTKSVIHIDGYAADHKANTKKYDTPNIHDGYHIYGLLWDENKLEIYYDGEHKVTYEGIWVPQVKEWLWLSVGASFGDGDFVSQPIGDLSIAEVDYVRVWERDPLYQSPNTSDIIRLRNKESNFYFRVRGEGDDVEVQQTDNSRTGDWTHWKLVENMAPYYYIKNEGTQKLIRSLVNENNAQVYTKPLENTGSWTQWEFIYVGEGYFLIKNKETKKYLRASSLSNDSPIVLGTATDNYAQWKIETLE; translated from the coding sequence ATGAAAAATGAATTTTACTTTCTAACTATCTTATTCCTTATTTTCGGCTGTGCAAAAGACAACAGTCAAGTTCAAAAAGAGGAAAACGTAATTAAGCACCAACCTTTCATTGTTGTTAGTAATCAGAAAACGATTGACTTAGGAAATGAATGGATTGAGGTGTGGTCAGACGAATTTGATGGTACATCTTTGGATACCTCAAAATGGACTAAAACGGTGAGTACTAAATCAAGGGCAGCACGACCGGAATTAGGAATTAAATCTTGGTTCTGGGTAGAAGATCATGCTTGGCTAAATGGAAATGGTCAGCTTGTTCTGAAAAGCTCGAAGGTGACGACCGACAAAATGTATTGTGGAAGTGTAGACTCAAGAGGGAAATACGAACCCAAATATGGTTACATGGAAGCAAGAATTAAAATAGCAGATACCTCAAAGGGGAATCATACTGCTTTTTGGTTGCAAGGACAGCAGCAAGGAAATGTTGATGGAACAGGGAATGATGGTGCTGAAATTGATATTTTCGAATCAGCATGGACTTCAGATTATACTAAATCGGTGATTCATATTGATGGTTATGCCGCTGATCATAAAGCGAATACTAAGAAATACGACACACCAAATATTCATGATGGTTATCACATTTATGGTTTACTTTGGGATGAAAATAAATTGGAAATTTACTACGATGGGGAGCATAAAGTCACTTATGAGGGAATTTGGGTACCTCAGGTAAAAGAGTGGCTTTGGTTATCTGTTGGAGCAAGTTTTGGGGATGGCGATTTTGTCTCTCAACCTATCGGTGATTTATCAATTGCTGAGGTGGATTATGTGAGAGTTTGGGAAAGAGATCCTCTTTATCAATCGCCCAATACTTCTGATATTATCCGATTAAGAAACAAAGAAAGTAATTTCTATTTCAGAGTAAGAGGTGAAGGTGATGATGTAGAAGTACAGCAAACCGACAATTCAAGAACTGGTGATTGGACGCATTGGAAATTGGTGGAGAATATGGCACCCTATTATTATATCAAAAACGAAGGAACACAGAAGCTGATAAGATCATTAGTAAATGAGAACAATGCACAAGTTTATACAAAACCTTTGGAGAATACAGGGTCTTGGACGCAGTGGGAATTTATATATGTAGGAGAGGGATACTTCTTGATAAAAAACAAAGAAACTAAAAAATACCTGAGAGCATCTTCATTATCCAACGATTCACCAATAGTACTTGGTACCGCAACAGATAACTATGCTCAATGGAAGATAGAAACGTTGGAATAA
- a CDS encoding sulfatase, protein MKKWIISFMLCVSTLSYAQKEKKPNFIIILADDLGYGDVGFNGSKQIKTPEIDALAKQGVQFTQGYVSAPVCGPSRAGLMTGRNQVSFGFDNNPIVDLPQFDHNYIGVPVEETTLADRLAELGYVNGLVGKWHLGEADQFHPLKRGFHEFWGYLGGGHNYFPNKADGSHYPNKIECNYKEPQPITYITDDKGDECVDFIKRHKDEPFFLFASFNAPHAPLQATKEDLALYSHIKERKRRTYAAMIHRLDVNVGRIMKTLKDHKIDDNTVVVFLSDNGGPCDHNASINAPLNGQKGILLEGGIRVPFVISYPKHLKKGTFDQPVTSLDLTPTFVKLAGGEIKKNDKLDGVDIMPYLLKEKEGDPHETMMWRFTISAGIRKGNWKLIRLPDRLPMLFNLDNDISEQHDVSSEHQDLVIEMLKQLGQWDITRPQVLYLEGSRWRKNQVELYDAEYQLEQPEAAKRKSK, encoded by the coding sequence ATGAAAAAGTGGATTATTAGTTTTATGCTTTGTGTGTCTACATTATCTTATGCACAGAAAGAAAAGAAACCTAATTTTATAATCATATTAGCAGACGATTTAGGTTATGGAGATGTTGGCTTTAATGGTAGCAAACAAATTAAAACTCCTGAGATTGATGCCTTAGCAAAACAAGGTGTTCAATTTACTCAAGGGTATGTGTCTGCTCCAGTATGTGGTCCATCGAGAGCAGGTTTAATGACCGGAAGAAATCAAGTGAGTTTTGGTTTTGACAATAACCCTATTGTCGATTTACCTCAATTTGATCATAACTATATTGGAGTTCCTGTTGAGGAAACGACCTTAGCAGATCGATTGGCAGAATTAGGTTATGTAAATGGTTTAGTTGGGAAGTGGCATCTTGGTGAAGCCGATCAGTTCCATCCTTTAAAAAGAGGTTTCCATGAATTTTGGGGATATTTAGGTGGTGGACATAATTACTTCCCCAATAAAGCAGATGGTTCTCATTACCCTAATAAAATTGAGTGTAACTATAAGGAACCTCAGCCGATAACTTATATTACAGATGATAAAGGGGATGAATGTGTTGATTTTATCAAAAGACATAAAGACGAACCATTTTTCTTATTCGCTTCATTCAATGCACCACATGCACCTTTGCAAGCGACTAAGGAAGATCTAGCTTTATATTCTCATATTAAAGAAAGAAAACGTAGAACATATGCTGCCATGATTCATCGTTTAGATGTGAACGTTGGGCGTATTATGAAAACATTGAAAGACCATAAGATTGACGATAACACTGTAGTCGTATTTTTAAGTGATAATGGTGGACCTTGTGATCATAATGCATCAATCAATGCTCCTTTAAATGGACAAAAAGGAATATTACTAGAGGGAGGTATTAGAGTTCCTTTCGTCATTTCTTATCCGAAACATCTGAAAAAGGGAACCTTCGATCAGCCCGTTACATCTTTAGATTTAACACCTACTTTTGTGAAATTGGCAGGGGGAGAAATTAAGAAGAACGATAAACTAGACGGTGTAGATATTATGCCTTATCTTTTGAAGGAAAAAGAAGGCGATCCTCATGAAACAATGATGTGGCGTTTTACGATCAGTGCAGGCATCAGAAAAGGAAATTGGAAACTGATTCGTCTTCCAGATCGTCTACCAATGTTATTCAACCTAGATAATGATATTTCCGAACAACATGATGTCTCTTCTGAACATCAAGATTTAGTGATTGAAATGCTGAAACAACTTGGTCAATGGGATATTACAAGACCTCAAGTATTGTATTTAGAGGGAAGTAGATGGCGTAAAAATCAAGTCGAACTGTATGATGCAGAATATCAACTTGAACAACCTGAGGCGGCAAAGCGTAAGAGTAAATAA